Proteins encoded within one genomic window of Prosthecobacter fusiformis:
- a CDS encoding DUF4288 domain-containing protein produces MLYSAHVVMQVVYTDGVQEDFPVWENIVLVEAENPEEAEKIAREFGTGSEETCDDSFTWNGKKARWVFAGIRRLVTCVNILDHTNVDTATRVGHGTEVTYFEFTMKSPSDFNAYLTGNEVELKMTE; encoded by the coding sequence ATGCTATACTCAGCTCATGTGGTGATGCAGGTCGTCTATACCGACGGTGTCCAAGAGGATTTCCCTGTTTGGGAGAACATCGTTTTAGTGGAGGCTGAAAATCCAGAAGAAGCCGAGAAAATCGCCCGTGAATTTGGCACTGGCAGTGAGGAAACGTGCGACGATTCCTTCACCTGGAATGGGAAAAAGGCTCGATGGGTTTTCGCTGGAATAAGAAGACTGGTCACCTGTGTGAATATTTTAGACCATACCAATGTTGATACGGCAACAAGGGTAGGCCATGGCACCGAGGTGACGTATTTCGAGTTCACCATGAAATCACCTTCTGATTTCAATGCCTACCTTACGGGAAATGAAGTTGAATTGAAGATGACTGAATAG
- a CDS encoding type II secretion system protein, with amino-acid sequence MKSHLRKPVPAGFTIIELLVVITIIALLFALTIGGFTYAQRSAARSRTTVTLNAIKSALERYNNEFGEYPAPQNAGDAIAIGDKSYSVGGAAMLYQALSGDGFDNILIAQAPSNAGPPQSNGSTEEEESKNIMLTDMPKEMWIKRDDRYFMADGFGRPFQYEKAVPVALGEDQVTINSTYDIWSYGEDEENTTARSIDTQAGGPVKDASQKWIKNW; translated from the coding sequence ATGAAAAGTCATTTGCGGAAACCTGTTCCGGCAGGTTTCACCATCATTGAATTGCTCGTCGTCATCACGATCATCGCGCTGCTATTCGCTCTCACCATCGGTGGCTTCACCTATGCTCAGCGATCCGCCGCACGCAGCCGCACCACTGTCACCCTGAACGCCATTAAAAGTGCCCTCGAAAGGTACAACAATGAGTTCGGTGAATACCCGGCCCCGCAAAACGCGGGTGATGCCATCGCCATCGGTGACAAGAGTTATTCAGTAGGCGGTGCAGCCATGCTCTATCAGGCATTGAGCGGTGATGGATTTGATAACATCTTGATCGCACAGGCCCCCTCAAACGCAGGCCCGCCGCAGTCCAACGGCTCCACCGAAGAGGAGGAATCCAAGAACATCATGCTGACAGACATGCCAAAGGAAATGTGGATCAAGCGGGATGACCGCTATTTCATGGCTGACGGTTTTGGCCGTCCTTTCCAGTATGAAAAAGCCGTTCCTGTCGCCCTCGGGGAAGACCAAGTCACCATCAATTCAACCTATGACATCTGGTCCTACGGTGAAGATGAAGAGAACACCACCGCAAGATCCATCGACACCCAGGCTGGCGGCCCAGTCAAAGACGCCAGCCAGAAGTGGATCAAGAACTGGTGA
- a CDS encoding ubiquinone/menaquinone biosynthesis methyltransferase: MQDAGYVKKAFAGIARRYMLANHVLSMGIDVLWRRKTSSLVAAHQPRLILDLATGSGDLARELQRRCPNAKVLGADFSLPMMREAQAHHFSQLVAADGMNLPFQSGAYDALTVAFGLRNMASWPEALQEMSRVLKTGGRLYVLDFSLPTLPLIRPAYLFYLKKIMPRIAGWITGERAAYEYLCSSVERFPSGSAMEQLIQNAGFTGVKSHRLSLGIASLYIGIKTS, encoded by the coding sequence ATGCAGGACGCCGGTTATGTCAAAAAAGCCTTCGCAGGCATCGCCCGGCGTTACATGCTCGCCAATCATGTCCTCAGCATGGGCATTGACGTCCTCTGGCGGCGTAAAACGTCTAGCCTCGTCGCCGCACACCAGCCTCGCTTGATCCTGGATCTCGCTACCGGCAGCGGAGACCTCGCCCGCGAGCTTCAACGTCGGTGCCCAAATGCCAAAGTACTGGGAGCCGACTTCTCGCTGCCCATGATGCGCGAGGCCCAGGCCCATCACTTCAGCCAGCTCGTAGCCGCCGACGGCATGAACCTGCCCTTCCAAAGTGGAGCCTACGATGCCCTCACCGTTGCCTTCGGCCTGCGAAACATGGCCTCCTGGCCTGAAGCTTTGCAAGAGATGAGCCGGGTATTGAAAACCGGAGGCCGCCTATACGTCCTCGATTTCTCCCTGCCCACCCTCCCCCTCATCCGACCCGCCTATCTCTTCTACCTCAAGAAGATCATGCCTCGCATCGCCGGCTGGATCACCGGAGAACGCGCCGCCTACGAATACCTGTGCAGTTCCGTCGAGCGCTTCCCCTCCGGGTCCGCCATGGAGCAACTTATCCAGAATGCCGGCTTCACAGGCGTCAAATCCCACCGCCTTTCCCTCGGCATCGCCTCCCTATACATCGGCATCAAAACCTCTTGA